The following are from one region of the Deinococcus misasensis DSM 22328 genome:
- a CDS encoding ISAs1 family transposase: RTVNEKTSHERRFYLSSLAGRPEQILAAVRQHWEVENKLHWMLDVVFGEDDHRYAKDHGPENLAVLRHMALNLLNREPSKGGMKRKRKRAALSDEFRSTLLMLLLQP; this comes from the coding sequence CGGACCGTCAACGAGAAAACCAGCCATGAGAGACGTTTTTACCTGAGCAGCCTTGCAGGTAGACCTGAACAGATCTTGGCAGCGGTTCGTCAGCACTGGGAGGTGGAAAACAAGCTGCACTGGATGTTGGATGTGGTGTTTGGGGAAGATGATCACCGTTATGCGAAGGATCATGGGCCAGAAAATCTAGCGGTGTTGCGGCACATGGCGTTGAATCTGCTGAATCGCGAACCGTCCAAAGGGGGAATGAAGCGCAAGAGGAAACGAGCTGCGTTGAGTGATGAGTTTCGCTCCACCCTCCTGATGCTTCTCCTTCAGCCTTAA